DNA from Gadus chalcogrammus isolate NIFS_2021 chromosome 11, NIFS_Gcha_1.0, whole genome shotgun sequence:
CTTTGTCACAAAATGAGATTAATTCCTTTAGGCTCCTTCTACTCAGACATTTAAGTTCACTTAATTGTACCACCACGCTATTCTGGATATAATCAAAGACTTTGGGTGCAAGACAGAGAAAGTAAGAGTAATTGTCAAAACATGCAGATAGACATTCAGAGGAAAATTAATTGTTGCAGTTGCTCATGATGTTAACAATGCACACGTTCCCTGCTGCATTTTGAAGGCAAAAAAACAtgcatatatttaaataaaaacattgcatCCAGAAGCCTTCCGGAAGGAAATTCTGTTTCACTGCCTGTTACTAATGTGGTGGAATGAGCACACATAATGTTTTAACAGATGGCTGGTTTGTCTGGAATTCCTGTGGAGATTGTGAAATTATTAGAAAAGGAAAAGTAGCAAACAGTAATCAGCTGAGCATCCAGTCGCATGTGAAGTGTTTTTTCTGCAGTACTTGCATTGTGAAGCGGGGGAACAAAGTATGGATAGGGTAGTGCACGAGGATACATTTCTTTTGTTCCGATGGAAGACAAATTAAGGAGGGATGACATGATAACCTAACCTGAGAGCATCTCTGGATAAGTAGAATTGTACAAAAGGGGCCAGCTGCATACTGCAGCCCATAATAAGCAACCCACTGTATgtggttgttgggggggggtagagagttTACAGAGGCTTTTCCTTCATGAAGTATAGTCTTGATATTTTCTGCGTACAAAGGTGGAGACGGTTTAGTCGTGCTATATTGCTCTTGGGGGATGGTGATGGGTTTTTAATCATCTTTAATATCCACATGGAGCAGAGCCGTATTAAGCAAGAGGCATCTGGGGGTCTCCTTCAGCTACTGCTGGGAGACCAACCTCTTCTGCAGTGTTCAGTGAGGGTGCGATGGAGCACCATTGAATAAGGCCATTTGCAGAGATGGTTGAGAGAATCAGAGGGCCAAATGTCTTCAGCTGACCTGCTAAATAATCTGCCCCTCGCCCCCTCATCCTATACTGTGTCATTAAACAGGAGGTGTTTTTCTCCTGCCTCAATTCTTTGATATCAAACACTGGTTTTGTCTGCTTGtcgctagcccccccccccttctcctcctccctcacaggGCAGATTCTGAGTAGAGTGCTCCAGACGAGCCGTGCGGTGCATGAGGCGAGACCAGTCGTCGCAGGGAGGACGAGGAGCTCAGGTCCCCGCAGCTCCGCAGGTGGATCCCCATTGACGCCGGGGCCTGGATGCTGTCGCGGCGGTTGTGTCGGCTGTCACTGTGGGAATGGCTGTGTCCACGGTGATGGGGATtgtgggggttggggttggaAGAACCTCGGCTGGAGCCAAAGGAGCTTCTTATCACCTGGATTCAATGAGATGACAGGTGAGGTTACTGAGAGGGCGGCGGTGGAACTAGAAATCTAGTTCACCTTGTAGTTCACAGTTCTCAGAAGACATTTTACAGCGTTTCCTTTGCTGCTTTAAGCTATATGATTGAGTATTCATAGTTTATCATTTGGATGTTACGGGACTTATATATAGCACGTAGAAAGCATTACAAATATTAAATTACctttataatataaaatatattgaatCATCACAATACAAGTGACAGTAGTAGTAGCAAAATAGTACACTTTTGAACAGAGGCCAATTATTTTTTCCAGGTAAATTGCATTACAGAGAagatctggggtctcatttataaaactgtgcgtgggatcgttactaatcgtgtacgtacgcccaaaagccaagttttgcgtgcgctaTTCATATTTATAAAACCCTTCGTAcccacaccgtacgcaatctttgctttataaatcacagagtgcctacaagtgtgcgcagctgaatcaggttcacgttccgccctgtacacgcccctttttaaccataaatggtcaatgtaaatgacctcatgaaggcgatctgcatataaaacagactcagatgcaagtattatgtcttgtcggaaacattggcagaagtactgagaaaagcagtggttgaagtggagacacttgtgggtgaggtggaggcccgaaaaatagttttgttcggcggtcacgggattgggatcgccaacaacaaaaagcagagtgagtggcaacatgttgctgcaacagggaactctgtcagtagcacggagcgcacagtcccagaattaaaaaagaagtggtctgacataaaggtacatatttttatgtagcctaccaataaatcgttatggtccctaaagaccctctccctccgaatcctgccatttgcatggtactccagtgccagcagtgccatggtgcaTGTTACGGCCGTGAGCCGACCGcattgtctcccctccctctgcatGCGCTACCCCTCCTGTTTTTCCCCAAAGCAGCTCAAGTGGGCGGGTCCTTCCGTCCCCGGAACCAACCAGAGAGCGACGGCGCCGTGGAGACGTTAAGCCTGATTCGCCTTGCAAGCGGCGGCAGACACCTGTAGGGAATCTAGGCGCGTAGTCGCATTCGTTTGAGAGCAAGAGTTTACGTTTGTGTGTTCCCAGATTTGGGCCAGGGTAAGAAGAATCCCTCTGTACTGATGTTGTTCATTTGCACTCTCATTTAGGTTTGTCACTGTTTAGCCACACTAGGTTTAGGGGGTGCTGATCATTTGTATTTCTGTTTTCGTTATGCTAGAGTAGCCAGTTAGGGTTTGTTTTAGGACCATTCGTATTTAGTTATTAGACAGGTAGCTCCATTTTATTTTAAGGAGTTCTCTTTTGGTTATATTTGTTTCTTTGCTTTGACAGCACCTAGCGGCCCATTTCTGATGATTGTTACCTTCTATTCCTTTGTTGGGTTATAAAACACTATAATTACAACCCCAATCCaccgggttgtgtgtgtgttacttcccTTTTCCCCCCTGAACGAGTAGGGGTTGTAAcagtgcagcattaccacggcgctcacctctgtatttatagggttacggtaataagactgaccgagaacaccttggataatcagtttgtaatcacccacgtaaaatgttcttgaacataacccctttttaatgcctgatttgtcatgaaaagcatcaagagtaacggacgacgattgtgatgaggagtgtggcttggttttccacacttgggatttaattgacatttgattatgtgtttacagtgtcacataaaaatattatgttattgacacatgttggacagatgctttattccatgcagtcagtggacagtatggaatgacgggattaaatatagagaatttgttttatttctattctaaggagatgtttctggagttataactgagaaataacgcatttgacttaaattattcagattacatagatttaacgcatgatacgggttgaaattaaatttatgaagggcgatgataaaacataatcgttcttctcactctacaattcttctgtctgacttcagttcaccaccacaccatctgtgtcgctaattctccttttcctccaaaccatgcgtacgcatgggtcagagtttgcttagggctgcgcacattctcccgtcaagttggttttttatagatcacaaccttggcgtggaaagtcacgtacgccaatttcagccccgttttgtgcgtacgataaatgagacccctgatctTGTAGACATTAACTATTCAAGGTAGACCGGAAAGATGCCAAATAAGGTTTTGTAAAATGTTGAGGTTAAATGTGTGACCTGCTCCAGGGGGAGGTGGGTGGACGGGGGGCCCTCCGCCCCAGCCCTCCTCTTGGTCCCCTGGCTGCCTGGGCCGCACGTATGATCAGAAGAGGGCGCAAGGTTCCTCCTGGAGCGCTGGAGAAACCGAGCCACCAGGACACGGGTCACCTGATGGAAGATACAAGATACAAGAAAAGAGAAGCAATAGAATCAGATTAAAATGAATAAGGTAACTAAGGTTGCATGTTACACATGCAGGTAAATTCTCTTTTTATTATTAGCCTCTTAGTGTGTTTGTACACACTGCTTCTGGGGACTGACCTTGAGGTCGCCTAGGGATCGGTGGTAATCTTTAGGTAAGTGCAGCGGTGAGGTGGTTTTTTTGGGGGGCAGTGGGGACCCTGTGGCGGCCTCCTTTAGGCTGCCCTTGCTGGGCAGGGTTCCTTCAGGGGGGGAAGTAGGGTGTCCCAAAAGGAAGGCCTCAGAGGACGGCCctggagaggagacagacaacCGATAGACAGAACCACCCTTAAAGACTGTTGtgattagggcccgaccgatattgatttttgagtgccgatgccgatgccgattattttcagagaaaaattacgattacgatttaatcggccgattaaaaacaaaacaaaaaaaagcatataaaacgtagtttttgataccttaaatatactttaaacacttttgacgaatatgtgaattgaatgcagaacctttgagtgttttagaatacatttacagtcaaaaatgagtgtaatgtaaaatgtaaaataaataataataactcccaatgtgctgcgctcgtgagcagtgactaacacgtgcgtgctgagcagtatggtctcaccgttagagtctacagtataacaaattaaaatggcctgggacctaaagaaaaacaggcacaacatgctcaaacaacgcgtcttgtgtacattggtgaggtgagtgcGCAGCTGCCtaagcgagcgtgctttcatgttgtacggtaaaattcgatctcctcttttttactccagctaaagttgttagttagcaaggcgagtaggagcgcattCTGCAGGATAATAAGCGCaataccatttaaaaaaataaataaaaaaaatcggttgtaatcggcgtctttttggcagatgtcgactattttcaaaaaggctataatcggccgattaaatcggcaggccgatgaatcggtcgggccctagttgtGATGTATTCTATAAATGTGTGTAACAACAACCTTACCTATGTCCGTGGACATCTGTGAGCCCTCCTTACTGCCCTCGGAGCCGATAAAGTCAACTTCACAAGAGAAATTACATGGAGGAAACATACTGTCAatatgtaattgtgtgtgtaaacTCATTGAGGATCGGGTCAGGGAAGTCCTTCTCACCTGTACTGTTGGAGCTGCTGAGACCAGGGTCACTATGAGACCTGACTAAGGGAGACAGGAGCCCATCGCTGAGTCTCTCTCGGCCCGCCGCTGCATCTTGCTTCCCCTTCCCACCCCTCCGTCGCAGGAACAGGTGCTGGAGGGGCAGAGCCAGCCCCCCCGGGACCTGGCTCTCCCCAGGGGCGATGGAGGACTTGTTGGGCAGAGCTGAGGAGACTGAAGCAGACCCTTGGGACAACTGTGAGGATGGTCCCAGCCTGATCTCTGGGATGGAGGAGTGCTGTTTAGAGCTGGCGGCTGATAGCACTTCCAGCTGTGAGCAACTACTGGCTAGAATGGCCTGGCGTCGCAATAACGGAGACCTGTAAAGATATAGAGCAGGGGATAGTccatgtctttgtttgtgtgtgtgtgtgtgtgtgtgtgtgtgtgtgtgtgtgtgtgtgtgtgtgtgtgtgtgtgtgtgtgtgtgtgtgtgtgtgtgtgtgtgtgtgtgtgtgtgtatgtgtgtgtgtgtgtgtgtgtgtgtgtgtgtggtgagtatgtgcatgtgtcagtgcatgcttgtgtgtgtgtgtgtgatggtcccTACCTATACGTGGGGGTAGCTGTACttggggaggagcaggagttgGACCTCTCCCCCCTGAAGAACCGCCTGGCCCGCGGCCCCCCCGCCAGAGGGCTCTCTGGTGTCACAGTCGGCGGCCCGCGGAAGCTGACGTACTCTGACGCCTCCCCCGCACCCCGACCCCCCTCACCTCCGGTGCTgtagctcctccccccctgGCTCCTCATCCCAATCTCCATCAGACACGAGTCCTCCGAGGGGGAGGAGTCGTCAGGGATGTCCACGATCTCCGACATCAGCAGAGACCCACTGTCCAGTGACActgataacacagacacacatcactgtccaGTGACActgataacacagacacacatcactgtctagTGACActgataacacagacacacatcactgtccaGTGACActgataacacagacacactccactGTCCAGTGACActgataacacagacacacatcactgtccaGTGACActgataacacagacacacatcactgtccaGTGACAAtgataacacagacacacatcactgtccaGTGACActgataacacagacacacatcactgtccaGTGACActgataacacagacacactccactGTCTAGTGACACTgataacacagacacatcaCTGTCTAGTGACACcgataacacagacacacatcactgtctagTGACACTGAtaacacattcacactccacTGCCTAGTGACACTGATAACAAATACACACTCCACTGCCTAGTGACACTGACAGCACCTTCCACATCACTGTCTAGTGACActgataacacagacacactccactGTCAGGCGACActgataacacagacacactccactGTTAGTGACActgataacacagacacactccactGTCAGGCGACACtgataacacatacacacatcactgtccaGTGACTAGAGGCCACTGGACAGTATTGGATCGGATCATGTGAAGGAGCCAAACCTTCTCCGCTGAAGGCAGTGGACGTGACTCTCTCCCCAGACAGCTCAGTGCCATGGGTGTCGAACACTGTTGCCTGGACAATCACAGCAGTGAAAATCCGTTGGAATACAGTGCAGCTTAATCATGTCTATATAACATATTGACACATTATTAACTACACACCTGGCTTGCCGCCCTCTGTCCCATCACAGCTTCGTATGGCGGGGGACAGTCGGTGGGATAGAGAGGAACGGGGCTCTCCATTGAGCCATTATAGGTGATactgcacaacacaacacataatTACCAGCCTGTAGCCTTTGTTCAATATTGCACTGCATTGATCGAGTGTCGCACTGCATTGAACGAAGAGCCCTATTTTATCTATTAATTGTGCACAATTGAAGAGTTGATGTGTGTCTGGGagacaaagggagggagagagggagaagagggggataGGACGATGAAGGGAGCATGCTGTACCTCTGAGCGTCTGTTTCTGAGCTGCAGGTGTACTCCGGGGGGtagtaggggggagggggaatggGCGGGACAAACTCCTCAAAGTCCATGATGTTGGTGAGGAAGGCATCCTGGGGAGTGGTGCATTCTGGGTTGACGGAGCGAGTGCGATGAGGTGCAAGCTAAACAAAATGAGTACAAGAGCTATtgtcattgtcatcatcatcatcaccatcatcatcccaaTCATCACCACCAGCATCATCATAAAAGCAGGTTGGTATAACAACGGAAGAATTTGTCAAACTGCATTTCACATTACGTTCAAAATCGAATCATATTCATCCTGCAGGTGGCAGTGTGTTTCTTTTCACACAAAGGATTGTGTGACTGGCAGAGAACAAACCCTTGGCCGAGCATCAGAGGCGGCTCACCAGGTGCACGAGGTCCAGGGAGAAGATGTGGATGCTGCACGTCACGGTGGACAGGGTGCAGATGATGGTGGAGAGAATGCTCAGCCCACACGCGCTGAACAGCAGGTCCTGTGTCGCAGAGGAAGGATGGGACACTGGTCAAGTCAATCGCGTTGGAATAGGCCTGTATCGCTGCACAGGTCATAAGTATGTGAgcgcatgtatgtatgtatgtatgtatgtatgtatgtaggtttGCATgcctgtactgtatgtatgtacatacagtgtgtgtgtgtgtgtgtgtgtgtgtgtgtgtgtgtgtgtgtgtgtgtgtgtgtgtgtgtgtgtgtgtgtgtgtgtgtgtgtgtgtgtgtgtgtgtgtgtttctgtatgtatgGACCCTGTATTCACTTTTCCAAACCTTATTAGGAAAGGTTTGTGTAAGACACTTTCCTTATGTTCAGAGACTCGGCTAACAATTTACTGCATTAAGATGAAAAAAGAAACCAACAATGCcacagttctctctctctctctctctctctctctctctctctctctctctctctctctctctctctctctctctctctctctctctctctctctctctctctctctctctctctctctctctctctctctctctctctcacacacacgtacacacacacccaccccacccaccttgAGCTGGTGTCTGACCGAGTGGCAGTCAGCGTTCAGGTAGAGCACCAGGGTGTCCTCCTCGGTGATGGAGCAGGAGTGGGTCGGtgcgcagcacacacacaggccattcTCCACCTggtagaacacaaacacacacacgcacacacaaacacaggcatatgcacacacacacacacacacacacacacacacacacacacacacacacacacacacacacacacacacacacacacacacacacacacacacacacacacacacacacacacacacacacacacacacacacagggatgggATTCATAAGCATTTCTGTCATCACACATTCAAAGAAACACATTAATATTTTCAATGCACCCATTGCTTCTGCGTTCGCGGTGTGTGCCTGGCTAGCATCAAGAAGGTCATTGGTGATACCTGGCAGGTGAGCATGGACTTGACCATCTGTGCGTTCTGACATGAGAGCATGGAGCCAGCCAGACTGAGGAtgacacacactgcagacagcAGCATGAACAAAGATACCTGttgggtaacacacacacacacacacacacacacacacacacacacacacacacacacacacacacacacacacacacacacacacacacacacacacacacacacacacacacacacacacacacacacaggcatggaaCAGTGTTAACATGATACATACAAAAGCTAAACTCAAAGGGACATTGTGGTGACTACTCACCACCAGAGTGAGGGGTCTTCTCCACGAGATGATTCCCACGACCCCCGAAGCCACGACCTGGTcacacaagcaggcacacgTGCACATTAAAGacggacacattcacacacatattttcCACCATGTTCAGAGAAAGGTTTGATATTTTGAGGTTAGTAAGTGGTCAGTTGGGCTGTCACTCACAAAGAAGCCGGCCCAGAAGGGACAGGACTGTCGCACGCGTGCTGAGGACGTGAACGCCATGCTGGTGAAGGAGAAGGCCAGCACCATGGCCCCGAGGCCCAGGTGGCACAGGCCCAGGTACAGCAGGAGCCgtgcccccccctgccccctgcccGACATGCCCCGCCGGCTGTCTGACCATCCCCGGGAACCCGAGGCCGAAGCCACGCTGCTGGAGTCCGAGGGGGAAGGCATGCCGCCTCCGCTAGCCCTAAATGTTATCCCTGGTATAGAACGCCCCCTCCGACAGCTTAAGGGGCCACTCTTCTCTCCgtgtagacgcacacacagtcgGTGGGATGTGTAAAAGGAACGCAGCttagggggggcggtgggggagggagtggcACAGGTGTTTACTTCAGTGTTGGCTTGAGGAACCCTCCCTGTCACAATAATGCACCAAGGCTCCCGCTGGCAGGTGCCTCCCGTTCTGCACCAACCACCATGGCTTGGGGCTGTCGTCCAAGTCACACGGAGGGGTCCGACCAAGAACTTGCTCAGCAGAATGTTGGAGTATGAtaatcgccccccccccacccctcccccgttATCTTcggttgtaggtgtgtgtatggacACAGACTCTATCCACTTACAAAGCCACGGTCCTTCTGCTCGTTAGTCAGAGACGATAGAAAAGAGAACGGGTATCGCTTCATGCATCAGTCAGAATCttgttatattttttttgtagtgCATCTGCCTCCCAATCTTTCATCCTCCTTTCTCCGGTCTTACATATTGGCCAGCCCGTAGCATTGCGGTAACCGTACGAAGCAGGCCCCAAACCCCTGGTACGCTGTACGGAGACGAGCCGATCCCCAGCCCATTAAAAGCCTACTGATCCACTCACCGGAGCCCAAAAGAGTCTCTTGGTTTTTAGCGTTCCTCTATGCAAAAAGCAGCACCATCTAAAAGATGTGAGCGCTCGCTTGTCCTCCTTGTGTTAGATCCACGTCTTCGTGAGAGGATAAATATGGATCAAGTTATGAGCGTGTGACCGATGCACGTCCTTCGGGATGTACAGATGAACATGTCAATATAAACCGCGAGGAAATATTTTCAAGCGACGTTCAAATTGCTACTTCTGCTCGCGACAACATAACAAGTTTCTCGTCGGATGTTATCCTCTCTTCGTCTCCATCACTGGAGTTTTGCGGTGGTCCACTCGcagccccctccaccaccaccacccgccaGCCTCGTTTCTCCCTGCAGTAACGCGGGCATCCCGTCCGGCCCGTGTGTGCTTTGATCGTATACGACTACCTCACTGTATCCTCCCGTGCGTCACAAAAACATCAATAATACgtggtgtaggcctatatccGGTACATAGCAAGTCAATGTACTGGTATGTGTATTCGTCTAAATAAGGCAATGGGGGTTAAACGAATTGTATCATGTTTGCAAACCGATACCTGCCCAACGTGATGACAAGGCACGTCAGTACGGATATGCGGCACAGTGCGCGTGTCGTCGTAGTGGTGCTGATGCTGAGAAGGTGGGTTCCCATAGCTTCAGGGTACAAGGGCTGTTTCAATGGCCAAATCGCAAATGTTTTTGAGTCGAACAGATGTTGTTATGACGTTTTGAAGGGGTACATTTTCATAAACACAATGTTACATAAAACCAGCTTTttgttaatttttctcattCCTTTTTTACTTTATTGAGTATCGTGTTTGACAATAGAAAGTAGACAATGAATGTATGAATGCCTATACAATGAATGTTTGTCACGTATTACAGAAACGGGAACCCATTGTAAGAATTGAAAAAAGCACATACAATAGAAGTCAACAGTGCCGAGACAATTATGTTAAGATATAAAAAGGGAATGTCTCTGCATCCTTATCTCTTTCATTCCTTCTATTCTTTAgccataggcctatatattctCTTCTATGATGTCTCATCTGCTCTTATTGCACTTGTCTCTGCTCCTCTATTCTATCTCATTCCCACCCTCATTAATACCAAACCATTCACTATTATAGTCGGTCCAATATTCACCTATTTTAAGGCTCCAAGAAGATATcggcaaaatgcactacaaatGTAAAACACATTTGAGGTGTACGATGTCCGCTGGAATAGTATTCCATTCAATGTAAAAGTGTAAGACTCTAAAGGAAAATAATGCAAcatgtgaaaagaaaaaatcctAGCATTCAGTTAACACCTTCAAAAGCTCTATGAATTATTTAGGATTTCCTTCCAGAATTCAATATTATTAAATGTCAATAAGAACGCACTTCCTGTAACAAAAGATTGTCAAAGAGGTTAAGGCTTGAAATTGATTGATTGAGCCTCCAAAAATATCtgcatttttttatgtatttttttttttttgtcttgttaaAAAATGGTTTAGGATGTTTAGGAAATACAAATATAGCCTATAAAACTGAAATGGCAACAGAGATACCGAAACGAACCAGATGTTTTTTATGAATATAAAACCAAATCCTACAATTTTACATGAAAGTAGTTGCTAGTCTCTCAAATCAGCTTAATGGAATACTGTAGGTGGAGGTGTTATTTTTCCTATACGTCCTTGGGACTTCCATATAATTTCCTAGATAGATTTTAAAGGAATTCATGTTATCTTAACAGCCGACACTTAACTCAGGATTTGGCTGCTCTATGATAAACTGGTCCTGAAGTGCCAGGTCAATTTCCTATGTGAGAAATAATCGCTTTGCTGCTGTTTAAACTACTCCTCTACTCCTGTATCACTAGACATCAATTATACTGACACTTTCGAATAATCAGCCGAGATCTAGTCCAAAGAATATTTTGCTGTAAACCACCCAAAGATATAAAACTGAAAAGTATTTTTCTCATTTGGTTGTTGTCTTACAGTTCAAAGTGAATTAATTATGGCCACCAGATGGAGACAGCATACCGATCTCCTGTGGgtcattcatattattttcacaaTAAAAAATCTGCTTCCGAAAAATCGATACAGAATGGAAATTCATTCAGCATTTTGGCCTAATCCAACCATAGTATGGttgagataataataataaaaaggttATAATATTGCCATCATCCGGTAACTACAGATCCGACTTAGCCTATCTGAGCATCACTCTGGCTTCTGGGGGTCATGATAAGTGGGGGATCAATGTTGAATCTACGTTGGAGAGTCGAGATATGAAGGTCGACCTTAGCGAAGAGGGTGTGTTTCTtagcatcttgctcagggatgcaTACAGGTGGACTATTGGGGTATGATAAACCCAGAACCTTAAGGCTGGGGTCATTCCTAGACTTTCTGCCACCATGAGATGGTTGATCCATTGGGGTCAAACCAGGGGTAGACAAGGGTTATTGCTTTGTGCTGAATGCGGCATAAGTGTACTCAAACATTAACAGCAGACCTCCGGTACAGCATTAGGAAACACTGATTATGGGTCTTTCTGATTGTCTCCGGTCATGTTACTTGCTATAATATGAATTACAGTAAGTGACATTAATAGTAGGTGCTCATTTCGTTTTCTTCTGTCCCTGTGGTTGTAGTTTACTGCTTTGTTACTTGTAAACATGATAGTAGTGACGTGTTTGTTACACAAGAGAGGATCTAGAAGAGATTACATTTGGAGGACTTCTTTTGTGTGCTGGTGATTCTGACCCGGTCGTTCTGCCCCTGTTTGAAGGAAACACAGCAAAGCAACTATGAACTCAgggaacataggaaatattacTGCATTCATATTTCTTCTTTGCTGTTTTTCTTCTGGCTTATGGATAAGCTTGTACTTACTGGTTTCCTACTGGATTTGTGTAGGATGTCCAGTGCCAAAGCCATAAAGGACTATGGGAAAAGATATAAAACAAATAGGATAGAAGATTAGAGAGGTAATAATATTAGTagccaaccagccagccagcaagTCATAAACAGACTAGaaagtcagccagccagatagACAgac
Protein-coding regions in this window:
- the fam189b gene encoding protein ENTREP3 → MPSPSDSSSVASASGSRGWSDSRRGMSGRGQGGARLLLYLGLCHLGLGAMVLAFSFTSMAFTSSARVRQSCPFWAGFFVVASGVVGIISWRRPLTLVVSLFMLLSAVCVILSLAGSMLSCQNAQMVKSMLTCQVENGLCVCCAPTHSCSITEEDTLVLYLNADCHSVRHQLKDLLFSACGLSILSTIICTLSTVTCSIHIFSLDLVHLLAPHRTRSVNPECTTPQDAFLTNIMDFEEFVPPIPPPPYYPPEYTCSSETDAQSITYNGSMESPVPLYPTDCPPPYEAVMGQRAASQATVFDTHGTELSGERVTSTAFSGEVSLDSGSLLMSEIVDIPDDSSPSEDSCLMEIGMRSQGGRSYSTGGEGGRGAGEASEYVSFRGPPTVTPESPLAGGPRARRFFRGERSNSCSSPSTATPTYRSPLLRRQAILASSCSQLEVLSAASSKQHSSIPEIRLGPSSQLSQGSASVSSALPNKSSIAPGESQVPGGLALPLQHLFLRRRGGKGKQDAAAGRERLSDGLLSPLVRSHSDPGLSSSNSTVDFIGSEGSKEGSQMSTDIGPSSEAFLLGHPTSPPEGTLPSKGSLKEAATGSPLPPKKTTSPLHLPKDYHRSLGDLKVTRVLVARFLQRSRRNLAPSSDHTCGPGSQGTKRRAGAEGPPSTHLPLEQVIRSSFGSSRGSSNPNPHNPHHRGHSHSHSDSRHNRRDSIQAPASMGIHLRSCGDLSSSSSLRRLVSPHAPHGSSGALYSESAL